In Scophthalmus maximus strain ysfricsl-2021 chromosome 21, ASM2237912v1, whole genome shotgun sequence, one genomic interval encodes:
- the skida1 gene encoding SKI/DACH domain-containing protein 1, translating to MGDLECGFEEMQGVRLGYLLIKGRQMFALSQVFTDLLQNIPRTTVHKRMDHLKVKKHHCDLEELRKLKAINSIAFHAAKCTLISREDVEALYFSCKTERVLKSNKRKAKAARSPGDVDASPGLLRADAELWREKVWFSLHGVPETLALHSKTGGRRELTPCLTDSKLPQFYHKPHGRDHRAATKSSHKHLKNYETAKITGNHVTLSQRHAFFRSAVSRQPVVLQSAIAAQSRLSRSAGDLLHKRKRRREGGGGKDSARHSWSRSRHAHHHGPPVLLVQPKPSGSHGASFGALHLGPDLYLDPRPHHHHHHQHHHHHHHHHHDPAAPEGYSSDSESSTYSDRVYPDSDFGSGFSTTSNSGSSEEEEEEEEEGEDEDDTQSESSEVSSEEEEESSSQSDSSSVSSRVSVQSIRFRRARVGSLAKSLSASKAPLLLQPTFHYNNQQQQEKQQRALCHVATSQTADSRQGRRQKCEFICGETRKQLGPIQPPKFKSAPVSESFFTESKREKAPDADPSRVELVAELPSYSPGLKAFHPTRTPGYPTKCPPGLSAQCDQDKDAKLLRCTEKGESKATALKLPTPPKKIKTEAEEFSVTAAPHPDGGRTARTPPFNLHNVKVKVEDSWDEYEYHHHHHHHHAAVVKCKGDKAESSNGHHIGGATVKQGDFFHSGIKATDKSPDVGPRTPCGPQECSGTQDAPCIEDTDHRHKNGKAPVPGNKRPRVCRTQTKQNAARVNRAAPSSSSSSTSSRSVGGEEASAEDLPSRRKRSGASSAASAAKTPFSLMSNFPSPPSLVVGSDGDLYPAYTLNSLRGPGPPPPSHPVWRWQPGVHILPPPHAQRTRKY from the coding sequence ATGGGAGACCTGGAGTGTGGCTTTGAGGAGATGCAAGGCGTGAGGTTAGGATACCTGCTCATCAAGGGCAGGCAAATGTTTGCTTTGTCCCAGGTCTTCACCGACCTGCTGCAGAACATACCCCGGACCACGGTGCACAAGCGCATGGACCACCTGAAGGTGAAGAAGCACCACTGCGACCTGGAGGAGCTGCGGAAGCTGAAGGCAATAAACTCTATAGCTTTCCACGCCGCCAAATGCACGCTCATATcgcgcgaggacgtggaggctCTGTACTTCTCCTGCAAGACGGAGCGGGTGTTAAAGTCCAACAAAAGGAAAGCGAAAGCGGCGCGCTCCCCCGGGGACGTCGACGCGTCCCCGGGGCTCCTGCGCGCCGACGCCgagctgtggagggaaaaagTTTGGTTCAGTTTGCACGGCGTCCCGGAGACACTTGCGCTCCACAGCAAGACGGGCGGGCGCAGGGAGCTGACTCCCTGCCTCACCGACTCCAAACTACCTCAATTTTACCACAAACCCCACGGACGGGATCACCGCGCGGCGACTAAATCCAGTCACAAACACCTTAAAAACTATGAAACAGCGAAAATAACAGGGAACCACGTTACTTTGAGCCAAAGGCACGCGTTTTTCCGGAGCGCGGTGAGCCGGCAGCCTGTGGTGCTTCAGTCCGCCATCGCTGCTCAGTCCAGGCTCTCGCGCTCTGCCGGCGACCTACTTcacaaaaggaagaggaggcgcGAGGGGGGCGGCGGCAAGGACAGCGCGAGGCACTcgtggagcaggagcagacacGCGCACCACCACGGTCCGCCGGTGCTGCTGGTCCAGCCCAAACCGTCCGGCAGTCACGGGGCTTCTTTCGGCGCCCTCCACCTCGGTCCGGATCTCTACCTTGACCCCagaccccaccaccaccaccaccaccagcaccaccaccatcaccaccaccaccaccacgacccCGCTGCCCCAGAGGGCTACAGCAGCGACAGCGAGTCCAGCACCTACTCGGATCGGGTGTACCCGGACTCGGACTTCGGGTCCGGCTTCTCCACCACCAGCAACTCCGGgagctcggaggaggaggaggaggaggaagaggagggcgagGACGAAGATGACACCCAGTCGGAGAGTTCAGAAGTCagctccgaggaggaggaggagagctcctCTCAGTCCGACTCCAGCTCCGTTTCGAGCCGCGTTTCGGTGCAGAGCATCCGGTTCAGGCGGGCCCGGGTCGGTTCTCTCGCCAAGAGTCTCAGCGCCAGTAAAGCACCTTTGCTCCTGCAGCCCACGTTTCACTACAACAACCAGCAGCAACAGGAGAAGCAACAGAGGGCACTGTGCCATGTTGCCACTTCACAGACAGCGGACAGTAGGCAAGGGAGAaggcaaaaatgtgaatttatcTGCGGCGAAACTAGGAAGCAGCTGGGACCCATACAGCCACCAAAATTTAAGTCGGCGCCTGTGAGTGAGAGCTTTTTCACTGAGTCCAAAAGGGAAAAGGCGCCCGATGCTGATCCGAGCAGGGTAGAGCTTGTAGCAGAGCTGCCCTCTTATTCGCCGGGACTCAAGGCCTTTCACCCCACAAGGACACCGGGGTATCCCACCAAATGCCCCCCGGGACTGAGCGCACAGTGTGACCAGGACAAAGACGCCAAGCTCCTCAGGTGTACGGAGAAAGGGGAGTCGAAAGCCACGGCCCTAAAACTGCCAACTCCTCCGAAAAAAATTAAGACCGAGGCGGAGGAGTTCTCAGTGACCGCCGCCCCCCACCCGGACGGCGGCAGGACGGCCCGGACACCACCCTTCAACCTCCACAATGTGAAAGTCAAAGTGGAGGACAGCTGGGATGAATATGaataccaccaccaccaccaccaccaccacgccgCTGTAGTCAAATGTAAAGGAGACAAGGCAGAGAGCAGCAATGGCCACCACATCGGTGGGGCCACCGTCAAGCAAGGGGACTTTTTCCACAGCGGGATTAAAGCCACAGATAAGAGCCCCGATGTGGGCCCCAGGACCCCGTGTGGCCCTCAGGAATGCAGCGGCACCCAGGACGCGCCGTGCATCGAGGACACGgatcacagacacaaaaacgGCAAGGCTCCGGTGCCGGGGAACAAGAGACCCCGGGTTTGCAGGACTCAGACCAAACAAAACGCGGCCCGGGTCAACAGGGCTGccccttcgtcttcctcctcctccacgtcttcTCGTTCCGTGGGCGGCGAGGAGGCGTCCGCGGAGGATTTACCGAGCAGACGCAAGCGCAGCGGCGCGAGCAGCGCGGCGTCGGCCGCAAAAACGCCTTTCAGCCTGATGTCGAATTTCCCCAGCCCGCCGTCCCTGGTCGTCGGCAGCGACGGGGATCTGTACCCTGCTTACACCCTGAACTCGCTGAGGGGCCCCGGGCCTCCCCCTCCGTCCCACCCCGTGTGGAGGTGGCAGCCAGGCGTCCACATTCTCCCTCCCCCACATGCTCAGAGAACTAGGAAATACTGA